Proteins encoded within one genomic window of Salipaludibacillus agaradhaerens:
- a CDS encoding acrylyl-CoA reductase family protein, which yields MVQSFKAFQTHGDGTGQLITRTLDDLPQGDVTIKVHYSGVNFKDGMATQADAKIVKDYPVIPGIDLAGEIVATTSDHYQIGDHVIVTSYELGVSHDGGYSEYARVPAGWVVPLPSGLTTREAMTIGTAGFTAALSIHKLEMDGLTPEDKPVLVSGATGGVGSMAVDMLKQRGYYVTASTGKATEHDYLKTLGADEVIGRDDVTPDTLKPLQKERWAAAIDPTGGKPLASILSATKRGGAVAASGLTAGSELPVTVIPFILRGVKLIGIDSVYCPMDIRRTIWERTATDLKPAHLNDIATEISLDQLQEALKNILESSIKGRVLVKIS from the coding sequence TTGGTACAATCCTTTAAAGCTTTTCAGACCCATGGTGACGGAACAGGACAACTCATTACGCGAACATTAGATGATTTACCTCAAGGTGACGTCACAATTAAAGTACATTATTCAGGCGTCAATTTTAAGGATGGCATGGCTACACAGGCAGATGCTAAAATCGTTAAGGACTATCCTGTCATTCCAGGAATTGATTTAGCCGGAGAAATCGTTGCTACAACTAGTGATCATTATCAAATCGGTGATCACGTTATCGTGACAAGTTATGAGCTAGGCGTTAGTCACGATGGCGGGTATAGTGAGTATGCACGTGTCCCAGCTGGTTGGGTGGTCCCACTACCTAGCGGATTGACGACACGGGAAGCGATGACTATTGGCACAGCTGGTTTCACTGCAGCCTTGTCCATTCACAAGCTTGAGATGGATGGACTCACACCTGAAGATAAGCCTGTGCTTGTTAGTGGGGCGACTGGTGGCGTGGGAAGCATGGCAGTTGATATGCTAAAACAGCGGGGCTATTATGTCACGGCTAGTACTGGTAAAGCCACTGAGCATGATTATTTGAAGACTTTAGGAGCAGACGAGGTTATCGGACGCGACGACGTAACACCTGACACATTAAAACCTTTGCAAAAAGAACGATGGGCAGCTGCTATCGACCCCACCGGCGGAAAGCCCCTTGCTTCTATATTAAGTGCAACTAAGCGCGGCGGTGCTGTAGCAGCCAGTGGTTTAACGGCAGGCTCTGAACTCCCAGTTACAGTCATCCCTTTCATCTTGCGTGGTGTGAAGCTTATCGGAATTGATTCCGTTTACTGCCCGATGGATATAAGACGAACTATCTGGGAACGGACAGCAACAGATTTAAAACCAGCTCATTTAAACGATATAGCCACCGAGATTTCACTTGATCAGTTACAAGAAGCATTAAAAAATATCCTAGAAAGTAGCATCAAAGGGCGCGTGCTCGTTAAAATCTCATAA